A stretch of the Geovibrio thiophilus genome encodes the following:
- a CDS encoding DUF354 domain-containing protein: MIWFDLITPKSVLFFKPIIDSIKAKGRNVLITTRQGEGYSEIVDLLKLYKMDYVDRGVFGGERLADKLSASIERQKALMEYVSIYGASKLVCLCSVDANRVAFGLGIPIINFYDIPLSDHSANFKKALPQARLTLPLSEKVFKPFVVPDDIFVRFSLEPEQIYEYNFIDPLIWLKDFKADFGYVRTIFSKYGIDPEKPYIVVREEEYKSSYVSRKYPFLYEGIMEVKKITGANVIFIPRYESDHLKNEFPDAYVIEEKIIIQHLLAFAGLFIGGGGTLNTEACYFGTPTISTRSFISHYDKYQIDQGLMVWANNREELIRLSGELFGKRQDEKAAAVFTEMSVNLDYMTDIIIHGKHAPNHPINMFESPD; encoded by the coding sequence ATGATCTGGTTTGACCTCATAACTCCGAAAAGCGTTCTCTTCTTCAAGCCTATCATCGACAGCATAAAGGCAAAGGGCAGGAATGTGCTGATTACCACCCGTCAGGGAGAGGGCTATTCCGAGATTGTGGATCTCCTTAAGCTTTATAAAATGGACTATGTTGACAGAGGCGTTTTCGGCGGCGAAAGGCTGGCGGACAAGCTTTCCGCATCCATAGAACGCCAAAAGGCGCTCATGGAGTATGTTTCCATCTACGGTGCGAGCAAACTTGTCTGTCTTTGCAGCGTGGATGCCAACAGGGTAGCATTCGGACTCGGCATACCGATCATAAATTTTTATGATATTCCCCTTTCCGATCATTCGGCGAACTTCAAAAAGGCGCTGCCGCAGGCAAGGCTCACACTTCCGCTCTCCGAGAAGGTGTTTAAGCCCTTCGTGGTGCCGGATGATATATTTGTGCGCTTCTCGCTGGAGCCGGAGCAGATATACGAATATAACTTCATTGACCCGCTTATCTGGCTGAAGGATTTTAAGGCAGACTTCGGTTATGTGCGCACGATCTTCTCCAAGTACGGCATAGACCCTGAAAAACCTTATATAGTAGTGCGTGAGGAAGAGTATAAGTCAAGCTACGTGAGCAGGAAATACCCCTTTCTCTACGAAGGTATTATGGAAGTTAAGAAGATCACGGGCGCAAACGTGATCTTTATCCCAAGATACGAGAGCGACCACCTTAAGAATGAATTTCCTGATGCGTACGTTATAGAAGAAAAAATAATAATCCAGCACCTTCTCGCATTTGCGGGGCTGTTCATCGGCGGTGGCGGCACGCTGAATACCGAAGCTTGCTACTTCGGCACACCGACAATATCCACCAGAAGCTTCATCAGTCATTATGATAAATATCAGATAGATCAGGGTTTAATGGTCTGGGCGAACAACAGGGAGGAGCTTATAAGGCTTTCCGGCGAGCTGTTCGGAAAAAGACAGGATGAGAAGGCGGCGGCGGTGTTCACGGAAATGAGTGTTAATCTTGATTATATGACGGATATTATCATCCACGGCAAGCACGCGCCGAACCATCCGATAAATATGTTTGAAAGCCCGGACTGA
- a CDS encoding peptide chain release factor 3 yields MSTNINNEISKRRTFAIISHPDAGKTTLTEKLLLYGGALELAGSVTAKKKQRETSSDWMELEKKRGISISSTVLQFEYSGYQFNLLDTPGHKDFSEDTYRVLLAVDAAIMVIDAGKGIENQTLKLFEVCRKRGVPIFTFMNKLDRPAKSPLELIDQVEKELNIQTFPVNWPLESGPFFKGVYDRVKKQVHMFEKVPGGAYKAPVSVHDFSDDSVKEKLSEKAYEEIAEELEMLEFAHNGLDIDEVLSGKTTPVFFGSAANNFGVELLLKGFLEYSGEPVSRNANGTPVPLDKPGFTGFVFKIQTNMNPKHRDRVVFIRACSGKFTRDMTAYNTRTGREVRLSNSQSVFGQEREIREEGYAGDIIGFITNADLRIGDTLTTDPKIVYNEIPRFAPEVFAYMESNTVSNYKAFRKGVDHLLAEDLVQSFELAGSTSATPLLGAVGPLQFEVLQYRMKDEYGVDAVLVSKPWTVLRWVDPAVSVDELKKVVPYDCAHGKDDKDRLVILFPNGWTMRYFMEKNKEIILHESPVTGD; encoded by the coding sequence GTGAGTACAAACATAAATAACGAAATATCGAAAAGACGCACATTCGCCATCATCTCCCACCCTGATGCGGGTAAAACCACTCTGACAGAGAAACTGCTCCTTTACGGCGGTGCTCTGGAGCTTGCTGGTTCGGTCACTGCAAAGAAGAAGCAGCGTGAAACCTCCTCCGACTGGATGGAGCTTGAGAAAAAACGCGGAATCTCCATATCCTCAACTGTTCTTCAGTTTGAGTACAGCGGCTACCAGTTCAACCTGCTGGACACCCCCGGTCACAAGGATTTCTCCGAGGACACTTACCGAGTTCTTCTGGCGGTTGACGCTGCCATAATGGTAATAGACGCCGGTAAGGGTATCGAAAACCAGACACTTAAGCTTTTTGAAGTGTGCAGGAAACGGGGCGTGCCTATATTCACCTTCATGAACAAGCTGGACAGACCCGCCAAATCACCGCTTGAGCTGATTGATCAGGTCGAAAAAGAGCTGAATATACAGACCTTCCCCGTGAACTGGCCTCTGGAAAGCGGTCCGTTTTTCAAAGGGGTTTACGATCGTGTTAAGAAGCAGGTTCACATGTTTGAGAAGGTTCCGGGCGGCGCTTACAAGGCTCCGGTCTCCGTGCACGATTTCTCTGACGACAGCGTGAAGGAGAAACTCAGCGAAAAGGCATACGAAGAGATAGCGGAAGAACTTGAGATGCTGGAATTTGCCCACAATGGGCTTGATATAGATGAAGTGCTCTCAGGAAAAACCACACCCGTTTTCTTCGGCAGCGCCGCCAATAACTTCGGCGTGGAGCTTCTTTTGAAAGGCTTCCTTGAGTATTCCGGCGAACCCGTGTCCAGAAACGCGAACGGAACTCCTGTTCCTCTGGATAAACCGGGCTTCACAGGCTTCGTTTTCAAGATACAGACCAACATGAACCCTAAGCACAGAGATCGGGTAGTTTTCATCCGTGCCTGCTCCGGTAAATTTACGAGAGACATGACCGCCTACAACACCCGCACCGGACGTGAGGTGCGTCTCTCCAACTCGCAAAGTGTCTTCGGGCAGGAGAGGGAGATCAGGGAGGAGGGCTACGCGGGAGACATCATCGGCTTCATCACCAACGCAGACCTTCGTATAGGTGATACCCTCACCACTGATCCTAAAATTGTTTACAATGAAATCCCCCGCTTCGCTCCCGAAGTATTCGCCTATATGGAAAGCAACACTGTATCCAACTATAAGGCTTTCAGGAAGGGTGTAGACCACCTGCTGGCGGAAGACCTTGTGCAGTCTTTCGAGCTCGCCGGCTCCACAAGCGCTACACCGCTTCTTGGCGCTGTCGGTCCTCTTCAGTTTGAGGTTCTTCAGTACAGGATGAAGGATGAATACGGCGTGGACGCAGTACTGGTTTCAAAACCATGGACTGTTCTGCGCTGGGTTGATCCCGCCGTTTCCGTTGATGAGTTGAAAAAGGTTGTGCCGTACGACTGCGCACACGGCAAGGACGATAAGGACAGGCTTGTCATCCTCTTCCCCAACGGCTGGACGATGCGCTATTTCATGGAAAAAAATAAGGAAATAATACTCCACGAATCACCGGTAACCGGGGATTAG
- a CDS encoding molybdopterin-dependent oxidoreductase has protein sequence MSLKDKLNQVTRRDFLKGVSAVGATAAVYGCGGSGDGGKTYMEEDEENRLTPPAITETTIMGGTPHNCGGRCVSKYYVKDGVVKRITTDEREDKSISEGDNPQYRSCVRCHSRKQWFYRNDRILYPLKQTGERGDVNGFVRISWEQAFTEISAKMQNVIGRYGAKGIHSIYSSGDQTGWARNSLHRLLNILGGYTYYYTDYSFPALEHVAPFVEGKSNYLPSGNSYQDALRSDRVVMWGFNPSEMIQACNASYYLTQIKERGVPFTFVDTRVSKTSALLADEYISIMPCTDAALIMAMLYHLLKNHLTSLDVPFITTYMYGFFDTGNTFVTGRAANAAYTVPDGGSLSAFIMGDDTYLVDQGFNSGLSIYPDSIGYNVNTDDDLYGKAVRIWGQDAKTPEWAEKITGVPAAKIREFAEMYLNERVNTFIGGGYQRHTESEQAIWLHRVLSVVTKNFGAEGRGSGYPVSNTSVSAPSQLLSNSNSVVLTDLYDPSKVTSLDYVPTAQRYNMPVFVIPDAVDNAGTGKSRWNDGQVKAIHEGFGKIIFAPGGNIMVNQSGDVNYNWEIFSDRTKCEMIVTLDHFMTASASISDYILPATMQGEKPGALTSTEGVLRVNKVHDIPGEVMDEYSIMAGIAEKLGVQAQFLDGYPAGQEGMEARLQAGWEAANLTTKYGMTYDEWVEQGIATLHGTYDASSYKITHLAFRNDPVASPLNSASGKFEAFCGNMVEDYEARHHDNIDTSTTDSGGAATLYNLGEIYTAGTGSSTGRRYLYPIPMYIPAVEGKHAVDITNATDEMCHDDPLGLKAKGYTYTLHTWHMMYRSHSTLNNIAYLNECYKQDADGNAAFLDPERDWTEGVWDDGVYESIWMSPSDAVSIGVQTGDRVLISNDRGKMYASVIVTNRVRPTIIHIGQGAWFKKNSSGIDVGGCANTVVTARPSRICKGMTSANDTRVKIEKA, from the coding sequence ATGAGTCTTAAAGATAAACTTAATCAGGTAACCCGCCGAGACTTCCTTAAGGGAGTGAGCGCAGTGGGCGCCACCGCTGCTGTATACGGCTGCGGCGGTTCCGGTGACGGCGGCAAAACATACATGGAAGAGGACGAGGAAAACCGTCTCACGCCTCCTGCAATCACGGAAACCACAATTATGGGCGGAACTCCTCACAACTGCGGCGGACGCTGCGTGAGCAAATACTACGTCAAAGACGGTGTGGTAAAAAGAATCACCACTGACGAACGTGAGGACAAAAGCATTTCCGAGGGCGACAATCCGCAGTATCGTTCATGCGTTCGCTGCCACTCAAGAAAACAGTGGTTCTACCGCAACGACCGTATCCTTTACCCTCTGAAACAAACAGGTGAAAGAGGCGATGTCAACGGTTTCGTGAGAATCTCATGGGAACAGGCATTCACTGAAATCTCCGCAAAAATGCAGAATGTAATTGGCAGATACGGAGCAAAAGGCATACATTCGATCTATTCTTCCGGAGACCAGACTGGCTGGGCGAGAAACTCCCTGCACAGGCTTCTGAATATTCTCGGCGGTTATACTTACTACTATACCGATTACAGTTTCCCTGCCCTTGAACATGTGGCGCCTTTTGTGGAAGGTAAATCAAATTATCTGCCCAGCGGTAACTCTTATCAGGATGCCTTGAGATCGGACAGGGTTGTTATGTGGGGATTTAACCCCAGCGAAATGATACAGGCATGCAACGCAAGCTATTATCTTACCCAGATTAAGGAGCGCGGTGTACCCTTCACCTTCGTAGACACCCGTGTTTCCAAAACATCGGCTCTGCTTGCAGACGAATATATCAGTATAATGCCCTGCACGGATGCTGCGCTTATTATGGCAATGCTTTATCATCTGCTGAAGAATCACCTTACTTCTCTTGACGTGCCTTTCATCACAACTTACATGTACGGATTCTTCGACACAGGCAACACATTTGTGACCGGTCGTGCTGCAAACGCCGCTTACACTGTTCCTGACGGAGGCTCACTCTCCGCCTTTATCATGGGTGATGACACATATCTCGTGGATCAGGGTTTCAATTCAGGACTTTCGATTTATCCGGATTCCATCGGCTACAACGTAAATACTGATGATGATCTTTACGGCAAGGCTGTCCGCATTTGGGGACAGGATGCCAAAACTCCCGAATGGGCTGAGAAAATTACGGGTGTTCCCGCTGCGAAAATCCGTGAATTTGCAGAAATGTATCTGAATGAAAGAGTAAACACTTTCATCGGCGGCGGATACCAGAGGCATACGGAATCTGAACAGGCGATTTGGCTGCACAGAGTTCTTTCTGTTGTGACCAAAAATTTCGGTGCGGAAGGAAGAGGTTCAGGCTACCCCGTGAGCAATACTTCGGTTTCTGCTCCGAGCCAGCTTCTCTCTAATTCAAACAGTGTGGTTCTCACTGATCTTTACGATCCGTCCAAGGTTACATCTCTTGACTATGTACCCACTGCACAGAGGTATAACATGCCTGTATTTGTGATTCCAGATGCGGTGGATAACGCGGGAACAGGCAAATCAAGATGGAACGACGGGCAGGTTAAAGCAATCCATGAAGGCTTCGGTAAGATTATATTTGCTCCCGGCGGCAACATCATGGTTAACCAGTCGGGCGATGTTAACTACAACTGGGAAATTTTCTCAGACAGAACCAAATGTGAGATGATTGTGACGCTTGATCATTTCATGACTGCTTCAGCTTCTATTTCTGACTATATACTTCCCGCGACAATGCAGGGAGAAAAGCCCGGCGCACTGACTTCCACCGAAGGTGTTCTGCGAGTGAACAAAGTTCATGATATTCCCGGAGAAGTTATGGATGAATATTCCATAATGGCAGGTATAGCTGAAAAACTCGGCGTTCAGGCGCAGTTCCTTGACGGTTACCCCGCAGGGCAGGAAGGCATGGAAGCCAGACTTCAAGCCGGTTGGGAAGCTGCGAACCTCACTACAAAATACGGAATGACTTACGATGAGTGGGTTGAACAGGGAATCGCGACCCTTCACGGCACTTATGATGCTTCAAGCTATAAAATAACACACCTCGCCTTCCGTAACGATCCCGTTGCCAGCCCTCTCAACAGCGCATCAGGCAAATTTGAGGCTTTCTGCGGCAATATGGTTGAGGATTATGAAGCAAGGCATCACGACAATATAGATACTTCAACCACTGACTCCGGCGGAGCGGCGACTCTCTATAATCTCGGAGAGATTTACACCGCAGGAACAGGAAGCAGCACAGGGAGAAGATACCTTTATCCGATCCCCATGTATATTCCTGCTGTTGAAGGTAAACATGCGGTGGATATAACTAATGCCACAGATGAAATGTGCCATGACGACCCGCTCGGTCTTAAAGCTAAAGGGTATACCTATACTCTTCACACATGGCACATGATGTACAGATCACACTCTACCCTGAACAACATTGCGTATCTGAACGAGTGCTACAAACAGGACGCAGACGGCAACGCCGCTTTCCTTGATCCTGAACGTGACTGGACAGAGGGAGTATGGGACGACGGTGTTTATGAATCCATATGGATGAGCCCGTCGGATGCTGTCAGCATCGGTGTCCAGACCGGCGACAGAGTTCTTATCAGTAACGACAGAGGCAAAATGTATGCTTCCGTTATTGTTACTAACCGAGTTCGCCCTACCATTATTCATATTGGTCAGGGTGCATGGTTTAAGAAAAACTCATCCGGAATTGATGTGGGCGGCTGCGCCAACACTGTTGTTACCGCAAGACCGTCCAGAATCTGCAAAGGCATGACTTCTGCAAACGACACTCGTGTCAAAATCGAAAAGGCGTAG
- a CDS encoding 4Fe-4S dicluster domain-containing protein, giving the protein MAKQMAFYFDQNRCMGCHACVVACKDWNDVKPGKASWRNLSVTESGAFPDVKVFNLVLACNHCANPACTAACPVGAIYKRKEDGIVIVDRDKCQNIRSCAVACPYGAPQFGDDKSEPVKKASWAVAHPVQKCTFCWDRLDDGLAPSCVAACPQRALDFGTVEEISAKYPTAQRTAVGMPDSAKDSNGNTLTSGDTVPSIFFKPKN; this is encoded by the coding sequence ATGGCTAAACAGATGGCATTTTACTTTGACCAGAATAGATGTATGGGCTGCCACGCCTGCGTTGTTGCCTGCAAAGACTGGAACGACGTTAAACCCGGCAAGGCAAGCTGGAGAAACTTAAGTGTTACGGAAAGCGGCGCTTTCCCTGATGTAAAGGTTTTTAATCTAGTGCTTGCCTGCAACCATTGCGCAAACCCCGCATGTACTGCGGCCTGCCCCGTGGGAGCGATCTATAAAAGAAAAGAGGACGGCATAGTCATAGTAGACCGTGACAAGTGCCAGAACATCCGTTCCTGCGCTGTTGCGTGCCCTTACGGCGCTCCTCAGTTCGGAGACGACAAGTCCGAACCTGTTAAGAAAGCAAGCTGGGCAGTTGCTCACCCCGTGCAGAAATGTACCTTCTGCTGGGACAGGCTTGACGACGGTCTTGCTCCTTCGTGCGTGGCAGCCTGCCCGCAGAGAGCGCTTGACTTCGGCACAGTTGAAGAGATCAGCGCGAAATATCCCACAGCACAGAGAACCGCTGTAGGTATGCCCGATTCAGCTAAAGACTCCAACGGTAACACTCTTACCTCCGGAGACACAGTACCCTCAATTTTCTTTAAACCGAAAAACTAG
- a CDS encoding HDOD domain-containing protein, which translates to MEHEAGTILIVDDEQNILNSLKRRFFGSRVKVLTACGAAEALKIMSEHKVDLILSDYKMPDVNGIQLLTQIKEQYPYTFRAILSGYVETDAITHAIGKGIAMAYFKKPWNAYNLPERLVHIISTMQRIKDRELITVFSRIEKLPSLPDIYLRLDKAIESGASVDVLTNIFKEDVSLTAKIMQIGNSVFYGGKAYTTIEQTVLMIGLNAVREIVLMYKMAEQINCCVSEAKLAAVFRKGLILNKGVDFCLRQSGQEYNKSIASTAGLLSCIGEIILLCFRPERYEQTLKTAAEHACSFAEAEELLNIKTDLSTHITGYFLELYNIPFDTLEVLIYQQKPEDASPENRLIAAALLAVSRITAALEHQRDTDTSFYESCGSGLISPETVGKTAEMLKEILPERK; encoded by the coding sequence ATGGAACATGAAGCAGGAACAATTCTTATCGTAGACGACGAGCAGAATATACTCAATTCCCTTAAAAGACGGTTCTTCGGAAGCAGGGTCAAAGTGCTGACTGCCTGCGGTGCTGCTGAGGCGCTGAAGATAATGTCAGAGCACAAGGTGGATCTGATCCTGAGCGATTACAAAATGCCCGATGTTAACGGCATCCAGCTTCTTACGCAGATCAAAGAGCAGTATCCGTACACTTTCAGGGCCATACTCAGCGGCTATGTGGAAACAGACGCAATAACACACGCCATAGGGAAAGGCATTGCCATGGCATATTTCAAAAAACCTTGGAACGCCTACAACCTTCCGGAAAGGCTTGTCCACATAATATCCACCATGCAGCGCATAAAGGACAGAGAGCTCATAACCGTTTTCAGCCGGATAGAAAAACTCCCCAGTCTCCCTGATATTTATCTGAGGCTGGACAAGGCGATAGAAAGCGGCGCGTCTGTGGATGTCTTAACGAATATTTTCAAAGAGGATGTCTCTCTCACGGCAAAAATCATGCAGATAGGCAACTCGGTGTTTTACGGCGGCAAAGCTTACACGACTATTGAGCAGACAGTGCTTATGATAGGTCTCAACGCAGTACGGGAAATTGTCCTTATGTATAAAATGGCAGAGCAGATAAACTGCTGCGTGAGTGAAGCAAAGCTTGCCGCCGTATTCAGAAAAGGACTGATACTTAATAAAGGCGTTGACTTCTGCCTCCGCCAGAGCGGGCAGGAATATAACAAAAGCATAGCATCCACTGCCGGACTGCTCTCCTGCATAGGGGAGATAATACTTCTCTGCTTCAGACCCGAAAGATACGAACAGACACTAAAAACAGCTGCCGAACATGCGTGCTCTTTTGCAGAAGCGGAGGAGCTGCTCAATATCAAAACAGATCTCAGCACCCATATAACGGGTTACTTTCTTGAATTGTACAACATCCCCTTCGACACTCTTGAGGTTTTGATCTATCAGCAGAAACCGGAAGATGCTTCTCCTGAAAACAGGCTTATTGCCGCCGCTCTACTGGCTGTTTCACGCATAACTGCGGCACTGGAGCATCAACGGGATACGGACACAAGCTTCTATGAATCATGCGGCAGCGGGCTGATAAGCCCGGAAACTGTCGGGAAAACGGCTGAAATGCTGAAAGAAATACTGCCGGAGCGGAAATAA
- a CDS encoding sensor histidine kinase — protein sequence MSDIWMIQNISTAENRTDEYIKDALNHFMETAGCKAEVIDRAEAGKTGSGAIYICIDERLLKITEISENFSLKDAEIFARIMELEIRERKYRQEITELKELIHRNKLCTCSQIKIPQAALFRQEKLAAIGQLSAGIAHELNNPIGFISCNFDVLKNYASEIRAFISEAGRISDSAAFEKAKSAHRIDEIISDTEDIFTESEEGFRRITGIVANLLAFARSDANRLKRGSFNNAVANTVSIAKSEFKFTAEVITEAGDLPEFIFNTGEISQVLLNILLNAVQAIKQQKKAAMGLIVIKTWEEDGFACCSIKDDGPGIKPESADRVFEPFFTTKPIGEGTGLGLNVSYDIIVNKHKGSISAENNPNGGAVFSFRIPMIDETAGSDGT from the coding sequence ATGTCTGATATATGGATGATACAAAATATCAGTACAGCAGAAAACCGCACTGACGAATACATCAAGGACGCGCTGAACCATTTTATGGAAACAGCCGGCTGCAAAGCGGAAGTTATAGACAGGGCAGAAGCAGGAAAAACCGGCTCAGGCGCAATATACATATGTATAGATGAGAGGCTCTTAAAAATTACCGAAATATCCGAAAACTTCTCTCTTAAAGACGCAGAAATTTTTGCACGGATAATGGAGCTTGAGATAAGGGAAAGAAAATACAGACAGGAGATCACAGAGCTGAAAGAGCTTATTCACCGCAACAAATTATGCACATGCAGCCAGATAAAAATTCCGCAGGCGGCTCTTTTCCGTCAGGAAAAACTGGCAGCTATAGGTCAGCTTTCAGCCGGTATAGCCCATGAGCTTAACAACCCCATAGGCTTTATTTCATGTAATTTTGATGTTCTTAAAAACTACGCCTCGGAAATACGCGCTTTTATCTCAGAGGCGGGCAGAATATCAGACTCCGCAGCATTTGAAAAAGCAAAGTCTGCCCACAGAATTGATGAGATCATCTCTGACACTGAGGATATTTTCACAGAATCTGAAGAAGGTTTCAGGAGGATCACAGGAATTGTGGCAAATCTTCTTGCATTTGCCCGCTCTGATGCCAACAGGCTTAAACGCGGAAGCTTCAATAACGCAGTGGCAAACACTGTATCAATAGCGAAAAGCGAATTTAAGTTTACGGCAGAGGTTATAACAGAGGCAGGCGATCTGCCTGAATTCATATTCAATACGGGCGAGATAAGTCAGGTGCTCCTCAATATTCTCCTTAACGCTGTGCAGGCAATAAAACAGCAGAAAAAAGCGGCAATGGGGCTGATTGTAATAAAAACGTGGGAGGAAGACGGTTTCGCCTGCTGCTCAATCAAAGACGACGGTCCGGGGATAAAGCCTGAAAGCGCGGACAGAGTTTTTGAACCCTTTTTTACCACAAAACCGATCGGAGAAGGAACCGGTCTCGGTCTTAATGTCTCATATGATATAATAGTCAATAAACACAAGGGCAGTATAAGCGCAGAAAATAATCCGAACGGCGGTGCGGTGTTCTCATTCCGTATCCCCATGATTGATGAAACGGCAGGTTCAGATGGAACATGA
- a CDS encoding ATP-binding protein, with product MTKMFRRRYSLFIKLPFFTVLMIFAVGASSVYFLQGSIMKKAETRTAETAVLSLTSLDWSVASLLRNEDYRSLQRLVENTGSNRFINVLRICSGKNIVIASSNPPEVGAECGTGIVGKILEENSLIEKGFSSEGVFEAAIPVTGPSYDKDSGSITQAVLYLQVDKAFIGRTYKEYMEFFITQYVIVSVLVTLCLFFLINSMILKPLKKYQNAIDMISRGSYGVNIEIIRHDELGSFAEGLNTMSFEISRKNDELKRINKNLEEYLKAIDESVIVIRSSISGRVTYANKKFYEMSGYSHEEIIGQPINNLRSYKMNTEDIIDYWETLLNRFIWNDVIENVSKDGRKYYVNATVNPICDTNGEVVEFIDIWYDITRIYELKEELELHREHLETLVQERTKELFESHIELQKLYEESEKLNKMLTMTQTRMLQQEKLASIGQLAAGVAHELNNPIGFISSNFDVLKSYYEATTLYIAEIIRTVKDSEGRQYPGEITERLSERIGHIREEYQMEYIINDAKEIFRESDHGFSRVTSIINSLRDFSRIDTDSASAGYNLNEGVINTLKVARNEIKYVAEVITDLSEDLPLLVVNGGEINQVLLNIIVNAAQSLASEGKSTADGRIEIKTALEEDYVVCTIKDNGGGIPEKLLNRIFDPFFTTKAPGKGTGLGLSISYDIIANKHKGILAAENENGAKFTLMLPVTGAESKTGGEHV from the coding sequence ATGACAAAAATGTTCAGACGGAGATACTCGCTTTTCATAAAACTTCCTTTTTTCACTGTGCTCATGATATTTGCTGTGGGCGCCTCCTCTGTGTATTTTCTTCAGGGCAGCATAATGAAAAAAGCGGAAACACGGACAGCGGAAACCGCGGTACTAAGCCTGACCAGCCTTGACTGGTCAGTGGCGTCTCTGCTGAGAAATGAGGATTACAGATCACTCCAGAGGCTTGTCGAGAATACAGGCTCAAACCGATTTATAAACGTGCTGAGAATATGCTCCGGCAAAAACATCGTAATAGCCAGCAGCAACCCGCCGGAAGTCGGAGCGGAGTGCGGCACAGGCATAGTCGGCAAGATACTTGAGGAAAACAGCCTTATAGAAAAAGGGTTCTCTTCCGAAGGTGTTTTTGAGGCTGCCATACCTGTAACCGGTCCATCCTATGACAAAGATTCAGGAAGCATTACTCAGGCTGTGCTGTACCTTCAGGTCGACAAGGCATTTATTGGCAGGACCTACAAAGAGTATATGGAGTTTTTCATTACTCAGTACGTGATAGTGTCTGTTCTTGTCACTCTCTGTCTGTTTTTTCTCATAAACAGTATGATACTTAAACCGCTGAAAAAATATCAAAACGCCATAGACATGATATCCCGCGGCAGCTACGGAGTAAACATTGAAATCATCCGTCATGACGAACTGGGCAGCTTTGCCGAAGGGCTGAATACCATGTCCTTTGAAATTTCCCGCAAAAATGATGAACTGAAGCGCATTAACAAAAACCTTGAGGAATACCTCAAGGCGATAGACGAAAGCGTTATTGTTATACGCTCCTCCATAAGCGGCAGGGTGACTTACGCCAATAAAAAGTTTTACGAAATGTCCGGCTACTCTCATGAAGAGATCATTGGTCAGCCGATCAACAATCTGCGAAGCTACAAAATGAACACAGAGGATATTATTGACTACTGGGAAACACTTCTTAACCGTTTCATATGGAATGATGTAATAGAAAATGTGTCCAAAGACGGCAGAAAATACTATGTAAACGCCACTGTCAACCCAATCTGCGATACAAACGGTGAGGTAGTGGAGTTCATAGACATCTGGTACGACATCACACGGATATATGAACTTAAAGAGGAGCTTGAGCTTCACAGAGAACATCTGGAAACCCTTGTTCAGGAGCGCACTAAGGAGCTTTTTGAATCGCACATTGAATTGCAGAAGCTTTATGAGGAGTCCGAAAAGCTCAACAAGATGCTCACCATGACTCAGACAAGAATGCTCCAGCAGGAAAAACTCGCCTCCATAGGTCAGCTTGCCGCCGGAGTTGCACATGAACTCAATAATCCCATAGGCTTTATCTCAAGCAATTTTGATGTGCTGAAAAGTTACTATGAAGCAACAACCCTCTATATAGCCGAAATAATACGAACCGTTAAAGACTCTGAGGGAAGGCAGTATCCGGGCGAGATCACAGAACGGCTTTCGGAAAGGATCGGACATATCAGGGAGGAGTACCAGATGGAGTACATAATAAACGACGCGAAGGAGATCTTCCGAGAGTCCGACCACGGCTTCTCCAGAGTGACGTCAATTATAAACAGCCTCAGGGATTTCTCAAGAATAGACACAGACAGTGCCAGCGCAGGCTACAATCTTAATGAAGGTGTTATAAATACTCTGAAAGTAGCCAGAAACGAAATTAAGTATGTCGCAGAAGTCATAACCGATCTGTCCGAAGATCTTCCTCTTCTTGTTGTAAACGGCGGGGAAATAAATCAGGTGCTTCTGAATATTATAGTAAACGCCGCTCAGTCTCTGGCTTCCGAAGGAAAAAGCACAGCGGACGGACGTATTGAGATAAAAACAGCTCTGGAAGAGGACTATGTTGTCTGCACGATAAAAGATAACGGCGGGGGCATACCGGAAAAACTTCTGAACAGGATCTTTGATCCGTTCTTTACCACAAAGGCACCGGGCAAGGGCACCGGGCTCGGACTCAGCATTTCATACGATATTATTGCCAATAAACATAAAGGGATTCTCGCCGCCGAAAATGAAAACGGCGCCAAATTTACACTAATGCTGCCTGTAACGGGAGCAGAAAGCAAAACCGGAGGAGAACATGTCTGA